Proteins encoded in a region of the Tribolium castaneum strain GA2 chromosome 7, icTriCast1.1, whole genome shotgun sequence genome:
- the LOC107398763 gene encoding uncharacterized protein LOC107398763 isoform X2, with product MNFRPLTEEYANVATIPANVAPVPGSSKAIERLLTKRQNEHKSTLDFLRRECRKINLQIEDEIRNEGNSLKESLGKIKAQLDRETSVFKDSGEEELANLCIGTFETSVQDLNNRRLAIIDQFYDKLQDLEKKRLRFFKRVFNEAYRKTGKINHLLPYDLAYFFDQEITKTNEISLSNYGHYAQIHTDLKLQIQEEIRVFFLNLHDLKERHKVAVTNMRWKEVIVPREHVIETTKLPFLGFGDPNYADVTLPMTATDLAQWEQGIQTTLESLDANAKKLISLYKMAVLQIFNRFFDDMKVITNTLTDESDQASNHLNLEAISSEPYYKSLLVDVAELYTCDIAELQNLWTNITTYMESNINNTNIFLKNSAHLWDNHFARTDEIKKLVLKEMTNLIEKHHKLAQNFEKKMYNALDKLREGSSTAKLNKHLKEVNKFLDATGNLYSSQCAAEIKLLKKYYDLTEQECELLISELDRFLSENADKEPILERKSWQNINGLQEHEQVSPTNSEDDLIPYQMKSCQYQVDAVNNWMFGLWEAIKSYMVTCRSELLNQAEQWMEKVKTKLRKRLEIREATLRPRYSRVKTMIYDVRLKELENHQTFMQKLENKVQKYVADSHQSVELSKEKRVKIVENFESEMKEIEEKLKNATKSFQVAACIEQTKTLSGEVRRKFDETFHENYSEIEQNRKNINAMICHFGTSIKLFSEGGDFSRDEAKIYKKRFQKIQKSVPKKFKKVYAEFEASKPPILNTFRRTEIAILDRLNKSLQEFEHNEKTCDKIRQLRENIRKLAYETKFKVHRIDACIDYFRDMSKIEIWKRKHFDIMRNALQECIEKIVEIGNFVIGDGENIGKSYIFQLSQLIDSSFEEIEQSAQLCF from the exons atGAATTTTCGGCCCTTAACTGAAGAATACGCCAACGTGGCTACAATTCCTGCTAATGTTG CCCCTGTACCAGGCTCGTCCAAAGCCATCGAAAGACTTCTCACAAAACGCCAAAACGAACACAAATCCACTTTGGATTTCTTACGACGTGAATGCCGCAAAATTAACTTACAAATCGAGGACGAAATCAGGAATGAGGGAAACAGTCTGAAGGAAAGTTTGGgcaaaattaaagcacaaCTAGATCGCGAAACTAGTGTTTTTAAAGACTCGGGGGAGGAAGAG CTCGCTAATTTGTGCATTGGAACGTTTGAAACGTCGGTGCAAGATTTGAATAATCGCCGATTGGCGATTATTGACCAGTTTTACGATAAACTTCAAGATTTGGAGAAAAAAAGACTGAGGTTTTTCAAACGTGTTTTCAATGAAGCGTACCGGAAAACTGGAAAAATCAACCACTTGTTGCCCTATGACTTGGCCTATTTTTTTGACCAGGAAATCACA AAAACTAACGAAATTTCATTGAGCAATTATGGACACTATGCTCAAATACACACTGATTTGAAACTACAAATACAGGAAGAAATTCGtgtgttttttctaaatttgcaCGATCTTAAAGAAAGACACAAAGTGGCTGTTACCAACATGAGATGGAAAGAAGTTAT CGTCCCCCGAGAGCACGTAATCGAGACTACAAAATTACCATTTTTGGGCTTTGGGGACCCGAATTATGCCGATGTTACTCTTCCAATGACTGCGACAGATTTGGCACAGTGGGAGCAAGGAATTCAAACGACTTTGGAAAGTTTGGACGCAAATGCCAAAAAACTGATCAGTTTGTATAAAATGGCAGTGCTTCAAATTTTTAACCGATTTTTCGACGATATGAAAGTTATCACAAATACTCTAACTGATGAGAGTGATCAGGCGAGTAATCATCTCAACTTGGAAGCTATTTCTTCTGAGCCTTATTATAAATCCCTGCTTGTGGATGTTGCAGAGCTCTACACTTGTGATATTGCGGAACTTCAa aatttatgGACCAACATTACGACTTACATGGAATCAAACATTAACAACACTAACATATTTCTGAAAAACTCGGCCCACTTGTGGGACAACCACTTCGCACGTACcgacgaaataaaaaaattggttttaaaagaaatgacAAACTTGATCGAAAAACACCACAAATTGgcccaaaattttgaaaaaaagatgtaCAATGCTCTGGATAAGTTACGAGAAGGTTCGTCCACAGCCAAACTCAATAAACATCTCAAAGAAGTGAATAAATTCTTGGACGCAActggaaattt gtattCGAGCCAATGCGCAGCTGAGATTAAATTGTTGAAGAAATATTACGACTTGACTGAGCAAGAATGTGAATTGTTGATAAGCGAACTTGACCGGTTTCTGAGCGAAAACGCTGATAAGGAGCCGATACTTGAGAGGAAGAGTTGGCAAAATATTAATGGTCTGCAAGAACATGAACAAGTTTCGCCGACTAATTCTGAAGACGATTTGATTCCTTATCAGATGAAAAGTTGCCAGTATCAAGTGGACGCTGTCAATAATTGGATGTTTGG ccTTTGGGAAGCGATTAAGTCGTACATGGTCACATGTCGTTCCGAATTATTAAATCAGGCTGAACAATGGATGGAAAAAGTCAAAACTAAACTTCGAAAAAGGCTCGAAATCAGAGAAGCCACTCTCAGACCAAGATATTCTCGAGTCAAAACAATGATCTATGACGTTAGGTTGAAAGAACTCGAAAATCATCAAACATTTAtgcaaaaacttgaaaat AAGGTACAAAAATACGTGGCTGACTCTCACCAATCGGTCGAACTTTCCAAGGAAAAACGAGTCAAAATTGTCGAAAATTTCGAATCAGAGATGaaagaaattgaagaaaaattaaaaaatgcaacaaaatcATTCCAAGTGGCGGCTTGTATTGAACAAACGAAGACGCTTTCGGGCGAAGTGAGGCGAAAATTTGACGAAACGTTTCACGAAAACTACAGTGAAATTGAACAAAACCGCAAAAACATCAATGCAATGATTTGCCACTTTGGCACTAGCATCAA ATTATTTTCAGAAGGGGGCGATTTTAGCCGTGACGAAGCCAAAATCTACAAGAAACGCTTCCAGAAAATCCAAAAAAGCGTtccgaaaaaattcaaaaaggtTTATGCGGAGTTTGAGGCTTCCAAGCCCCCGATTTTGAACACTTTTCGACGAACTGAGATTGCGATTTTGGATCG ATTGAATAAGTCTTTGCAAGAGTTCGaacataatgaaaaaacatgtGACAAGATTAGGCAACTTCGTGAAAATATCCGCAAGTTGGCTTacgagacgaaatttaaagttcaccGAATCGATGCCTGCATTGATTATTTTAGAGATATGTCCAAAATTGAAATTTGGAAACGCAAACATTTTGATATTATGAGAAATGCGCTGCAGGAGTGTATTGAAAAAATCGTCGAAATTGGGAATTTTGTGATTGGCGATGGTGAGAATATTGGGAagagttacatttttcaattgaGTCAATTGATTGATTCCTCGTTTGAAGAAATTGAACAGTCGGCACAG
- the LOC660975 gene encoding zinc finger protein 883: MFFIFVLGIIFFVLKLAPPCTGSCTRALRGGHAQVNPSALRPLLSPPPVSEARRRPTQPPSAVARSTHTHQKPTEMDAFDTWRTYATICRLCLQKDGFMLGIFNNVQGKDKSIYKKIIDCTALQISHDDGLPNVICHRCLYKIEFCLEFRKLCFMSDATLRQLTAAITNETSETDCGPAPQLPYLEQLANGNEEDVVMVVDPSALDYESSYESENERMSDAENVEEGGKNVSMCRYCDHAFTDKLECEEHENTAHDTNVPYTCSLCEMNFADRMQYSAHLKSVHQNDKPYNCPQCERTFARRSDLRKHTVVHTGIKPYTCTVCSKSFSRNTNLSKHMRIHSGQKPFVCPKCPKTFFSKGDLTRHAIIHSGQKPFSCNFCHLSFGRKDKLLRHEKRHFPQENMEDKSQELQVMRDAMEDYYKEEENMVISVDPFQHNIKTENQSETDLGEVPRDLPQIPAHITGDSFGEERKRYSCDSCPKTFSNPENMRYHHATHSGVRPHACSVCKKTFIRKRELDRHFATHTGMKPFKCVKCSKSFGRKDKLVRHMRIHDVNKEHSCTMCAATFNRRDGLLQHIKTHVKNEQS; encoded by the exons atgttttttattttcgtattaggtataatttttttcgttttgaagTTGGCGCCACCGTGCACCGGCAGCTGCACCCGGGCGCTCCGAGGGGGCCACGCGCAAGTCAACCCAAGCGCCCTTCGTCCGCTCCTCAGTCCACCTCCTGTGAGTGAAGCGAGGCGGCGCCCCACGCAGCCACCAAGCGCCGTTGCCAGGAGCACTCACACCCATCAAAAGCCCACCGAAATGGACGCTTTCGACACCTGGCGCACGTACGCCACCATCTGCAGACTCTGCCTCCAGAAGGACGGCTTCATGTTGGGCATCTTCAACAACGTGCAAGGCAAAGACAAGAGCATCTACAAGAAGATCATCGATTGCACCGCCTTGCAG ATCAGCCATGACGATGGCCTTCCAAACGTCATCTGTCACCGCTGCCTTTACAAAATCGAATTCTGTCTCGAATTCCGTAAATTATGTTTCATGTCGGACGCCACCCTCCGTCAGCTGACGGCGGCCATAACCAATGAAACGTCCGAAACGGACTGTGGTCCCGCCCCCCAACTTCCCTACCTCGAGCAACTGGCCAATGGCAACGAAGAGGATGTTGTCATGGTGGTCGATCCGTCCGCCCTCGACTACGAATCGTCGTACGAAAGCGAAAATGAGCGAATGAGCGATGCGGAAAATGTCGAAGAGGGCGGGAAAAACGTATCAATGTGTCGGTACTGTGACCACGCCTTTACCGACAAGCTGGAGTGTGAAGAACACGAGAACACCGCACATGATACAAACGTTCCGTACACTTGTAGTCTGTGCGAGATGAATTTTGCCGACCGAATGCAATATTCGGCCCACTTGAAGTCGGTCCATCAGAATGATAAGCCGTATAATTGCCCACAGTGTGAACGGACGTTCGCCCGACGGTCGGACTTGAGGAAACACACTGTAGTACATACGGGGATCAAGCCGTACACTTGTACAGTGTGTTCGAAGTCGTTTTCACGAAACACGAATTTATCGAAACATATGCGCATTCATTCGGGACAGAAACCGTTCGTTTGTCCGAAATGTCCGAAAACGTTTTTCTCCAAAGGCGACTTGACGCGACATGCGATCATACATTCGGGCCAGAAACCGTTCAGTTGTAACTTTTGCCACCTGAGTTTCGGACGTAAAGATAAACTCCTCAGGCATGAAAAGCGCCATTTTCCGCAAGAGAACATGGAGGATAAGAGTCAGGAGTTGCAAGTGATGCGTGATGCCATGGAGGATTACTACAAGGAGGAGGAGAACATGGTGATAAGTGTAGATCCGTTCCAGCACAATATCAAGACCGAGAATCAGTCGGAGACCGATTTGGGGGAAGTACCGAGGGACTTACCGCAAATTCCAGCACATATCACTGGAGATAGTTTCGGGGAAGAACGTAAACGGTATTCGTGTGATTCGTGTCCGAAGACGTTCTCCAATCCGGAGAATATGAGGTATCATCATGCCACTCATTCAGGGGTTAGACCGCACGCGTGTTCTGTGTGTAAGAAGACTTTTATAAGGAAGAGGGAGTTGGACCGGCATTTTGCCACGCACACTGGGATGAAGCCGTTCAAGTGTGTGAAGTGTAGTAAGAGTTTTGGGCGGAAGGATAAGTTGGTGCGACATATGAGGATACATGATGTTAATAAGGAACATTCGTGTACGATGTGTGCGGCGACGTTTAATCGAAGGGATGGACTTTTGCAGCATATTAAAACGCACGTTAAGAATGAGCAGAGTTAG
- the LOC100141524 gene encoding beta-1,4-glucuronyltransferase 1 — protein MPVFRCRFRKQHFLWLLVLVLVLIIVIHQIIARMKKTDFEESGAPPVSVLRRIKTITQCFDRPMVSQITQNGQFWVLNNHIKASERFKCHESVTITTQGDFMFLENLPILVERWKGPISVAVYAPGSDFKRTIDSIRYLRHCDSPLIAKFVTFHIFFDAEHVPEKNFQPEEGFDCDKKNPPYHTKTTTYKTSQNLLYPINVARNIARKMAQTHFILPLDIELFPTPDFIPKFLAMIARNQPSLNPRVFPLPVFEIESGQKLPENKTQLRELLSRKLAIPFHENICAMCHNIPDLDEWVQLNETKNLAVFRTTKRMGEYRSWEPFYVGTHSEPYFHEGLSWEGGSDKRAQGYVMCLLDYDFMVLDNAFLVHKPGIKKNTYDEGRFKYQEQTNEFLSGRFLDEMNFLYNFSENCHV, from the exons ATGCCTGTGTTCAGGTGCCGTTTTAGAAAGCAGCATTTTTTGTGGCTCCTTGTATTAGTTctagttttaataattgtaattcatCAAATTATTGCCCGAATGAAAAAAACTGACTTTGAAGAGTCCGGTGCTCCCCCTGTTTCGGTTTTACGAAGGATAAAGACTATCACCCAGTGTTTTGATCGGCCCATGGTGAGCCAAATTACGCAAAACGGCCAATTTTGGGTCTTGAACAACCACATAAAGGCCTCAGAACGGTTCAAATGCCATGAAAGTGTCACAATAACAACGCAAGGCGATTTCATGTTCCTTGAAAACTTGCCCATCTTGGTGGAGAGATGGAAGGGACCCATCAGTGTGGCCGTCTACGCCCCTGGAAGCGATTTTAAACGCACCATCGACTCCATTCGCTATCTACGCCACTGTGATAGCCCCCTTATTGCGAAGTTTGTCacgtttcatatttttttcgatGCGGAACATGTTccagaaaag aatttccAGCCGGAAGAAGGCTTCGATtgtgacaaaaaaaatccCCCATATCACACCAAAACAACCACTTACAAAACCTCCCAAAACTTGCTTTATCCTATCAACGTGGCCCGAAATATAGCGCGAAAAATGGCCCAAACCCACTTCATCCTCCCCTTGGACATCGAACTGTTCCCGACTCCCGACTTCATCCCGAAATTCCTGGCAATGATCGCCCGCAATCAACCGTCCCTCAACCCCCGGGTCTTCCCTTTGCCAGTTTTCGAAATCGAATCCGGGCAAAAACTCCCCGAAAATAAAACCCAACTCCGGGAACTGCTCTCCAGAAAATTAGCAATTCCTTTCCACGAAAATATTTGTGCAATGTGTCACAACATCCCGGATTTGGACGAATGGGTGCAACTGAACGAAACGAAAAATTTGGCGGTTTTTCGGACAACGAAGAGGATGGGAGAGTATCGGTCGTGGGAACCGTTTTATGTTGGCACTCATTCTGAGCCCTATTTTCACGAGGGATTGTCATGGGAGGGCGGGAGTGATAAAAGGGCTCAAGGGTACGTCATGTGCCTGCTTGATTACGACTTCATGGTACTTGATAATGCATTCTTGGTGCATAAACCAGGGATTAAGAAAAACACTTATGACGAGGGAAGGTTTAAATACCAGGAGCAAACCAACGAGTTCCTCAGTGGACGCTTTTTGGATGAAATGAATTTCTTGTACAATTTCAGTGAAAATTGTCACGTTTAG